One region of Quercus lobata isolate SW786 chromosome 2, ValleyOak3.0 Primary Assembly, whole genome shotgun sequence genomic DNA includes:
- the LOC115960938 gene encoding glutamate receptor 2.8-like translates to MANLNHLLPFILFLLLSLLGKQSMADDVVARVGIVLDLNSTKGEMAKSYILMAVSDFYAVNSNYRTRLSLFIRDSKGDVIGAACAALDLMKNENVHAIIGPQRSTQAKFVAKLGEKAHVPILSFLATSPFLSLNHNPFFIQTTQDDSAQVKALATLIQAYGWREVITINEDTDYGNDLILCLIDAFQEVDVRLPYRSVISPSLKDSDILEELNKLKAMQTRIFLVHMGASLASKFFVLVKNSGMMSEGFAWIMTQGLSSSLDIVDSKVLDSMQGVLGVRPYTQISKGLEDFERRWKTNLTSGKTNYKTFGLNLFGLQAYDSIWALAMAVEKANIENSSFLKQNASESKVDLATIGVSEIGLRLLNTIASTRFQGLSGNFYLVKGQLKASTFEIFNVIGQTKRIIGYWNTKKGLSKEVDDICTIAYSISKDNLKQPVWPGDTTNQPKKLRIGVPARDGFNEFIKVEWCPRTNKPNISGFSIDVFLAVLDMLPFPLPHEFVPYVTKNGQSAGTYDELLYQIKLKKLDAVVGDTTIVANRSLYVDFTLPYSESGVSMVVLMKDNEKKNIWIFLKPLSWELWLAIGAASIFTGLVTWVLEHHVNTKFRGPPDQQIGKIFLFSFATLTSTYSNSNIDDVLGEKVVNNLSRFVLIIWAFMVLILTQSYTASLASMLTVQQLKPEFVDVKEIKRNGYFVGYHNDSFVRELLIKQFNIDESKLKPYRTPEEYGEALSNGTHNGGVAAIFDEIPYIKLFLSKYGSRYAMVGPIYKTDGFGFAFPRGSPLVSYISRAVLNVTEDTDKMTGIMRKYFETQTTCVDGSAEISTDSPSLGVYSFGGLFIIAGVASMFSLLIYVVKFLHFHWPTSNIVPPKGSFWLKLIELVKHFDQKDLCSYPFRKNESPLCPKISPDGFGASPIIDDKQKHSRTSSEGADNVAKDDDDEIL, encoded by the exons ATGGCAAACCTGAATCACCTTTTACCTTTCATCCTCTTTCTCTTGCTCAGCCTCTTGGGTAAACAGTCAATGGCAGATGATGTAGTAGCACGAGTGGGTATTGTTCTTGATTTGAACTCCACAAAGGGAGAAATGGCAAAGAGCTATATATTGATGGCGGTCTCTGATTTCTACGCTGTGAATTCCAATTATCGAACTAGACTCAGTCTATTTATCAGGGATTCTAAGGGTGATGTTATTGGTGCTGCATGTGCAG CTCTAGATTTGATGAAGAACGAAAATGTGCATGCCATCATCGGACCTCAAAGGTCAACACAAGCTAAGTTTGTCGCAAAACTTGGTGAAAAGGCTCATGTTCCTATACTTTCTTTCTTAGCCACAAGTCCCTTTCTTTCGCTAAACCATAACCCATTTTTCATCCAGACAACCCAAGATGATTCAGCTCAAGTGAAAGCCTTAGCCACCTTAATTCAAGCTTATGGTTGGCGAGAAGTCATTACTATCAATGAAGACACAGATTATGGCAATGACTTAATTCTATGTTTGATAGATGCTTTCCAAGAGGTTGATGTCCGATTGCCATACAGAAGTGTCATTTCTCCATCTCTAAAAGATAGTGATATTTTAGAGGAGCTTAACAAATTAAAGGCAATGCAAACAAGAATATTCCTTGTACACATGGGTGCTTCTCTTGCCTCAAAGTTTTTTGTACTTGTAAAGAATTCCGGAATGATGAGTGAAGGGTTTGCATGGATAATGACACAAGGGCTATCAAGTTCGTTAGATATTGTTGACTCAAAGGTCTTGGATTCAATGCAAGGTGTTTTAGGAGTTAGGCCTTATACACAAATTTCGAAAGGTCTAGAAGATTTTGAAAGAAGATGGAAAACAAATCTCACCTCAGGAAAAACAAACTATAAGACTTTTGGGTTAAACCTCTTTGGATTACAAGCATATGATTCAATTTGGGCATTAGCTATGGCAGTGGAGAAGGCCAATATAGAGAATTCTAGCTTTTTAAAGCAAAATGCTAGTGAAAGTAAAGTAGACCTTGCTACCATAGGAGTTTCTGAAATTGGTCTAAGGCTTCTCAACACAATTGCAAGCACTAGATTTCAAGGCCTAAGTGGGAACTTTTATTTGGTTAAGGGACAGTTGAAAGCTTCAACCTTCGAAATCTTCAATGTGATAGGACAAACCAAGAGGATTATTGGGTATTGGAACACCAAGAAAGGACTTTCAAAAGAAGTAGATGACATTTGCACTATAGCATACTCAATATCAAAGGACAATCTTAAGCAACCAGTCTGGCCTGGAGACACAacaaaccaaccaaaaaagTTAAGGATTGGGGTTCCTGCAAGAGATGGCTTTAATGAGTTTATAAAGGTTGAATGGTGTCCTCGTACCAATAAACCAAATATATCCGGGTTTTCAATTGATGTGTTCCTTGCTGTGTTGGATATGTTACCCTTCCCCCTTCCACATGAATTTGTGCCCTATGTGACTAAAAATGGACAGAGTGCAGGAACTTATGATGAACTTCTTTACCAAATCAAACTTAAG AAGCTTGATGCTGTGGTTGGAGACACAACAATTGTGGCTAATCGCTCCTTATATGTTGATTTTACATTACCTTACTCTGAATCAGGTGTGTCAATGGTGGTTTTGATGAAagataatgaaaagaaaaacatatggatttttttaaagCCGCTAAGCTGGGAACTTTGGTTAGCAATCGGTGCAGCCTCCATTTTTACAGGTTTGGTAACATGGGTTCTTGAACACCATGTAAATACTAAGTTTAGAGGCCCCCCTGATCAACAGATTGGCAAGATTTTCTTGTTCTCCTTTGCAACGCTCACCTCTACCTATAGTAA CTCAAATATTGATGATGTTTTAGGGGAGAAGGTAGTCAACAATTTGTCAAGATTTGTGTTGATAATATGGGCCTTCATGGTACTTATCCTAACACAAAGTTACACTGCAAGCTTAGCTTCAATGTTGACGGTACAACAATTGAAACCTGAATTTGTTGATGTAAAAGAGATCAAAAGGAATGGTTACTTTGTAGGATATCATAATGATTCCTTCGTTAGAGAGCTTCTCATAAAACAGTTCAATATCGATGAGTCCAAGTTGAAGCCTTATAGAACCCCTGAGGAGTATGGTGAAGCTCTGTCTAATGGAACTCATAATGGTGGTGTAGCTGCTATTTTTGATGAGATCCCTTACATTAAGCTTTTCCTCTCAAAGTATGGCTCTAGGTATGCAATGGTTGGACCAATCTACAAAACTGATGGATTTGGCTTT GCCTTCCCACGTGGATCCCCTCTAGTCTCTTACATTTCAAGAGCAGTCTTGAATGTCACTGAAGATACAGATAAGATGACAGGAATTATGAggaaatattttgaaactcaaaCTACATGTGTAGATGGAAGTGCTGAAATCTCTACAGATTCTCCTAGTCTTGGTGTGTATAGCTTTGGAGGCCTTTTCATCATAGCTGGAGTGGCTTCCATGTTTTCCCTATTGATATATGTGGTGAAGTTCCTTCACTTTCATTGGCCAACCTCAAACATTGTCCCTCCCAAAGGATCCTTTTGGTTGAAACTCATTGAGTTGGTAAAGCATTTCGACCAAAAAGATCTATGTTCATATCCTTTTAGGAAAAATGAATCTCCACTATGTCCTAAAATAAGTCCTGATGGCTTTGGAGCTTCACCTATCATAGATGATAAGCAAAAACATTCAAGGACAAGCAGTGAAGGAGCAGACAATGTTGCTAAAGATGATGATGACGAAATTTTGTGA